From Selenomonas sp. AB3002, one genomic window encodes:
- the fliQ gene encoding flagellar biosynthesis protein FliQ, whose amino-acid sequence MSGDLVIQLAQQALMVVLIVAAPMLGLGLIVGLMVSVFQATTSIQEQTLAFIPKIVAVFVAILIFGPWMLRIMVEFVTNIFVNLPFYIG is encoded by the coding sequence ATGTCCGGGGATTTGGTTATCCAGCTTGCACAGCAGGCTTTGATGGTCGTTCTCATCGTGGCAGCTCCCATGCTGGGATTGGGACTTATTGTCGGCCTTATGGTCAGCGTCTTTCAGGCCACTACCTCCATTCAGGAGCAGACTTTGGCCTTTATCCCAAAGATTGTGGCAGTGTTTGTGGCTATTCTTATTTTTGGTCCCTGGATGCTGCGCATCATGGTGGAATTTGTCACCAATATCTTTGTCAACCTGCCTTTTTACATCGGCTGA
- the fliP gene encoding flagellar type III secretion system pore protein FliP (The bacterial flagellar biogenesis protein FliP forms a type III secretion system (T3SS)-type pore required for flagellar assembly.), which produces MLGGLVLILGQPVEALAAPLPSVNIGLGTSDSPQDVAVTLQVMAVLTIVSLAPAILMMTTSFVRIVVVIGFLRNALSTQNVPPNQVVIALSLFLTFYIMAPYWGEANEQGLQPYLAGQITQEEALQNVVEPMRVFMFKQTREADLALFVNLADAPRPDSQDDVSTFTLIPAFIISELKTAFQMGFMIYIPFIVIDMIVASTLMSMGMMMLPPVMISLPFKILLFVMVDGWHLLIQSLIMSFK; this is translated from the coding sequence TTGCTTGGGGGACTGGTCCTGATCCTGGGACAGCCCGTTGAAGCATTGGCGGCACCTCTGCCCAGCGTGAATATCGGCCTGGGTACCTCTGACAGTCCTCAGGATGTGGCTGTTACCCTGCAGGTCATGGCAGTGCTGACCATTGTTTCGTTGGCACCTGCAATTCTCATGATGACTACTTCCTTTGTGAGGATTGTAGTGGTCATAGGTTTCCTCCGCAATGCCCTGTCCACCCAGAATGTTCCGCCTAATCAGGTGGTCATTGCTTTGTCTCTGTTTTTGACTTTTTATATCATGGCTCCCTATTGGGGAGAGGCTAATGAGCAGGGGCTGCAGCCATATCTGGCGGGGCAGATTACCCAGGAAGAGGCTTTGCAGAATGTAGTGGAGCCCATGCGGGTATTCATGTTCAAGCAGACCAGGGAGGCAGACCTGGCCCTGTTTGTGAACCTGGCTGATGCACCGCGTCCTGATTCACAGGATGATGTATCGACCTTCACCCTGATTCCCGCCTTTATCATCAGCGAGCTGAAAACGGCTTTCCAGATGGGCTTCATGATTTACATTCCCTTCATTGTCATTGACATGATAGTGGCCAGTACCCTCATGTCCATGGGCATGATGATGCTGCCGCCAGTGATGATTTCGCTGCCTTTCAAGATTTTGCTTTTTGTCATGGTGGATGGCTGGCATCTCCTGATCCAGTCTCTTATCATGAGCTTCAAGTAA
- the fliO gene encoding flagellar biosynthetic protein FliO produces MGKRYYVLACLAGLLFAAATEPALAAEEAAQGGYLSGYDTSIPQPAAMSWWSTAAYLVSLFVIFAFVVGMAYLAARFLGGHFGKPVKTSAGRIVTHLPLGPGRSVCIVEVAGYFLLLGVTEHEITLLREITDSEEIEKLRRMDSDISLSGDMFSQQLGSLSGLAQKIPPFLRK; encoded by the coding sequence ATGGGCAAGAGATATTATGTGCTGGCGTGTTTGGCGGGGCTGCTGTTCGCAGCTGCGACGGAGCCTGCCCTGGCAGCCGAGGAGGCTGCTCAGGGGGGGTATCTGTCCGGTTACGACACCAGTATCCCGCAGCCGGCAGCGATGTCTTGGTGGTCTACCGCTGCTTATCTGGTCAGCCTCTTTGTTATTTTTGCCTTCGTGGTGGGTATGGCGTATCTGGCAGCCAGATTTCTGGGCGGTCATTTTGGGAAGCCTGTGAAGACTTCCGCAGGGCGCATCGTGACCCATCTGCCTCTGGGGCCGGGCAGGTCAGTCTGCATTGTGGAAGTGGCAGGATATTTCCTGCTCCTGGGGGTTACGGAGCATGAGATAACCCTTCTCAGGGAAATCACAGATTCGGAAGAGATAGAAAAACTTCGCCGGATGGATTCAGACATAAGCCTGTCCGGGGATATGTTCTCCCAGCAACTGGGTTCCCTGTCGGGACTGGCACAGAAGATACCGCCTTTCCTTCGCAAATGA
- a CDS encoding response regulator: MAVRVLVVDDAAFMRMMVKDILSKNGYEVVGEAENGMKALEKYQELKPDLVTMDITMPEMDGISAVKEIKKVDPNAKIVMCSAMGQQAMVIEAIQAGARDFIVKPFQADRVLEAVRKAVG, translated from the coding sequence ATGGCAGTAAGAGTATTGGTCGTTGATGACGCAGCATTCATGAGAATGATGGTCAAGGACATTTTGTCTAAGAATGGCTATGAGGTCGTCGGCGAGGCCGAGAACGGCATGAAGGCCTTGGAGAAATACCAGGAACTGAAGCCGGATCTTGTTACCATGGACATCACGATGCCTGAAATGGACGGCATCAGCGCTGTCAAGGAAATCAAAAAGGTTGACCCCAACGCGAAGATTGTCATGTGCAGTGCAATGGGCCAGCAGGCCATGGTTATCGAGGCTATTCAGGCTGGTGCGCGTGACTTCATTGTCAAGCCGTTCCAGGCTGACCGCGTTTTGGAGGCTGTCCGCAAAGCAGTGGGCTGA
- the fliY gene encoding flagellar motor switch phosphatase FliY — protein sequence MSDDMISQEEIDALLNGGLPPAGGDDAPAGESADGGGGPAEAGSDDSSQFADVLSDIEKDALGEIGNISMGSAATTLSVLLGHKVNITTPTVSVSTMSLIKEHYPMPYLIVEVGYTIGIDGNNVLAIQAQDAAIIADLMMGGDGTNPDTNIGEIQMSAVGESMNQMMGTVATSLSSMFNKKIDISPPKVNLIDLGAEDKVTEIIGNDDPIVRISFRMEVDGLIDSEIMQILPVHVAKEMVESLMNGEANVDPAPAPAPAPPPPAAPAAAPPPAAAPPPMAAAPPAMAAAPPPMAPGGMPPGGGYGYGYGAPMMSQQQMAANVPVQPAAFVPLNMEPVQVNDANIGLILDVPLKVTVELGRTHKSIKEVLELTNGSIVELDKLAGEPVDIQVNGKFLAKGEVVVIDENFGVRITEIASPAERAAKLQ from the coding sequence ATGAGTGACGATATGATCTCGCAAGAGGAAATAGATGCTCTCTTGAACGGCGGCTTGCCACCGGCAGGAGGCGATGATGCACCAGCGGGAGAGTCGGCAGATGGAGGCGGCGGACCAGCAGAGGCAGGGTCTGATGATTCATCTCAGTTCGCAGATGTGCTGTCAGATATAGAGAAAGACGCTTTGGGGGAGATAGGCAATATCTCCATGGGCAGTGCAGCTACCACCCTTTCGGTGCTGCTGGGCCACAAGGTGAACATCACCACACCTACGGTGTCCGTGTCCACCATGAGCCTCATCAAGGAACATTATCCCATGCCCTACCTCATTGTGGAGGTGGGCTACACCATAGGCATTGATGGCAACAATGTGCTGGCTATCCAGGCCCAGGACGCTGCCATCATAGCAGATCTCATGATGGGAGGCGATGGCACCAATCCTGACACCAATATCGGTGAGATACAGATGAGTGCCGTGGGCGAGTCCATGAACCAGATGATGGGTACTGTGGCCACGTCGCTGTCCTCCATGTTCAACAAGAAGATTGATATTTCGCCACCTAAGGTGAATCTTATCGATTTGGGGGCGGAGGACAAGGTCACGGAAATCATCGGCAACGATGACCCCATCGTGCGCATTTCCTTCCGCATGGAAGTGGATGGTCTCATAGATAGTGAAATCATGCAGATCCTGCCTGTTCATGTGGCAAAGGAAATGGTAGAGTCGCTGATGAATGGCGAGGCCAACGTGGATCCGGCACCTGCGCCGGCACCTGCTCCACCGCCGCCAGCTGCCCCGGCAGCAGCTCCGCCTCCGGCGGCAGCACCACCGCCTATGGCAGCAGCTCCGCCTGCTATGGCAGCGGCACCACCGCCTATGGCACCCGGTGGGATGCCTCCTGGCGGAGGTTATGGCTACGGTTATGGCGCTCCCATGATGTCCCAGCAGCAGATGGCGGCCAATGTGCCAGTGCAGCCAGCGGCCTTTGTGCCTCTCAATATGGAGCCTGTGCAGGTAAATGATGCCAATATCGGCCTTATCCTGGATGTGCCCCTGAAGGTGACGGTTGAGCTGGGCAGGACCCACAAGTCCATCAAAGAGGTGCTGGAACTTACCAACGGTTCCATTGTGGAGCTGGACAAGCTGGCTGGTGAGCCGGTGGACATCCAGGTCAACGGCAAGTTCCTGGCCAAAGGGGAAGTGGTGGTCATCGATGAGAATTTCGGTGTCCGCATCACAGAGATAGCAAGTCCTGCTGAGAGGGCGGCCAAGCTGCAGTAA
- the fliM gene encoding flagellar motor switch protein FliM has product MAEDVLSQSEIDKLLSALSDGSVSAEEVKADEEQKKVKSYDFKRPDKFSKDQIRTLFMLHESFSRLLNTYLSTHLRTIVNVEVASVEQLTYQEFVQSLANPSVISILAVPPLKGNIIMEVNTEIAFAFIDRVFGGEGKSGIKTRVLTEIEEAVMRRFVEKATAHLKEAWANVVEFYPSLEATESNPQFTQIVPPSDMVVIVTIQMKVGEVEGMMNICIPYLVLEPVMSKLTTTFWVASSVSKDDDPEQVKILQRKIERTRVPFLVEMGDINITINEFLTLGFGDVLQLDTKVDDELKCRIGRKAKFFCRPGTSGKKMAVQITRILNEDEILNEGDEEANE; this is encoded by the coding sequence TTGGCAGAAGATGTACTTTCCCAATCCGAGATAGACAAACTGCTGTCCGCTTTGTCGGACGGTTCAGTATCTGCGGAAGAGGTCAAGGCAGACGAAGAACAGAAAAAAGTCAAGTCTTATGACTTCAAGCGTCCGGATAAATTTTCCAAGGATCAGATTCGCACTCTGTTCATGCTGCATGAGAGTTTCTCAAGGCTTCTTAATACCTATCTCTCCACCCATCTTCGCACCATTGTGAATGTGGAAGTGGCTTCGGTGGAGCAGCTGACCTACCAGGAATTTGTCCAGTCCCTGGCCAATCCTTCGGTGATCAGCATCCTGGCGGTGCCGCCCCTGAAGGGCAACATCATCATGGAGGTGAACACGGAAATAGCCTTTGCTTTCATAGACAGGGTCTTTGGCGGTGAGGGCAAGAGCGGCATCAAAACCCGTGTTCTCACTGAGATAGAGGAAGCTGTCATGAGGCGCTTCGTGGAGAAGGCCACAGCCCATCTGAAGGAAGCTTGGGCCAATGTGGTGGAGTTCTATCCCAGTCTTGAGGCCACTGAGTCCAATCCCCAGTTCACCCAGATTGTGCCCCCCAGCGATATGGTGGTTATCGTCACCATTCAGATGAAGGTGGGGGAGGTAGAGGGCATGATGAATATCTGCATACCCTACCTGGTATTGGAACCTGTCATGTCCAAGCTCACAACTACTTTCTGGGTAGCATCCTCGGTTTCCAAGGATGATGACCCGGAACAGGTGAAAATCCTCCAGCGGAAGATTGAGAGAACCAGGGTGCCCTTCCTGGTGGAAATGGGAGATATCAACATTACCATCAATGAATTCCTTACCCTGGGGTTTGGGGACGTACTCCAGCTTGATACCAAGGTGGATGATGAACTCAAATGCAGGATAGGCCGCAAGGCCAAGTTCTTCTGTCGCCCGGGAACTTCAGGCAAGAAGATGGCGGTACAAATTACCAGGATACTCAATGAAGATGAGATCCTGAACGAAGGAGATGAAGAAGCCAATGAGTGA
- a CDS encoding flagellar basal body-associated FliL family protein, translated as MADEEKEQEAAPEEKKKSPIILVVVLVLVGLVLAGGISFFVTTKMMSNPQTESVNEHHDPGVFIKLGDAKEGILVNVGGQKAGKFLKASIVLEMNPGKKDNIVEGVLQPMAETKILDTTMQMLRSAKLDEFDAAKQDELKKKLKDELNERLGQGSVYDVYITSFLLQ; from the coding sequence ATGGCTGACGAAGAAAAAGAACAAGAAGCTGCGCCAGAAGAAAAAAAGAAATCTCCCATCATATTGGTCGTAGTGCTTGTGCTGGTAGGCCTTGTGCTGGCAGGTGGCATTTCCTTCTTCGTGACTACGAAGATGATGTCCAATCCCCAGACTGAGTCAGTCAATGAGCACCATGACCCGGGAGTCTTCATCAAACTGGGAGATGCCAAGGAGGGAATTCTTGTAAATGTAGGCGGCCAGAAGGCTGGCAAGTTCCTCAAGGCCAGCATCGTGCTGGAAATGAATCCTGGCAAGAAGGATAATATCGTGGAGGGAGTCCTCCAGCCTATGGCTGAGACCAAGATTCTTGATACCACTATGCAGATGCTCAGAAGTGCCAAACTTGATGAGTTTGACGCTGCCAAGCAGGATGAACTGAAGAAGAAGCTGAAGGACGAGCTCAATGAGCGTTTAGGGCAAGGTTCTGTGTATGATGTCTATATAACTAGCTTCCTGCTCCAGTGA
- a CDS encoding flagellar FlbD family protein, which translates to MIKLTRFNSQTNKKGEFVLNAEIIETVEETPDTVITLLNGKKLIVEEPMDEIVRRVMKYRKALKF; encoded by the coding sequence ATGATAAAACTCACAAGATTTAATTCCCAGACAAATAAAAAAGGAGAATTTGTACTCAATGCCGAAATAATAGAAACTGTGGAAGAGACGCCGGACACAGTCATCACCCTTCTAAACGGCAAGAAGCTGATTGTGGAGGAGCCCATGGACGAAATCGTCCGCCGGGTGATGAAGTATCGCAAGGCGCTTAAATTCTAA
- a CDS encoding flagellar hook capping FlgD N-terminal domain-containing protein: MSDSTALNTITVDGITYDAAKYAAEKAAKTVKDNSALGKDAFLQLLVTQMQYQDPLDPQDNGEYLAQLAQFSALEQMTNVSDGLSEVSKLVGNIDTSVLVGQLSHMIGQDLQWSESTSYTDEEGNLRVDSVKHEGKVTGVSISDGSPTIIAEEGGKTYQVKVGDITRIGAGAAASDG, encoded by the coding sequence ATGTCGGATTCAACAGCGCTCAATACCATTACCGTGGATGGCATAACTTATGACGCCGCCAAATATGCAGCTGAGAAGGCAGCAAAGACCGTTAAGGATAACTCTGCTTTGGGCAAGGATGCTTTCTTGCAGCTTCTGGTAACCCAGATGCAGTATCAGGATCCCCTGGATCCACAGGATAACGGTGAATACCTGGCCCAGCTGGCTCAGTTCTCTGCCCTTGAGCAGATGACCAATGTGTCAGACGGACTGTCTGAAGTTTCCAAGCTGGTGGGCAATATCGATACTTCTGTGCTGGTGGGACAGCTTAGCCACATGATTGGTCAGGACTTGCAGTGGAGCGAGTCTACCAGCTATACAGATGAGGAAGGCAATCTGAGGGTAGATTCCGTGAAGCATGAGGGGAAAGTCACGGGGGTCAGCATTTCCGATGGCAGTCCCACCATCATTGCCGAAGAAGGCGGCAAGACCTATCAGGTGAAGGTAGGCGATATTACCCGCATAGGGGCGGGGGCAGCAGCAAGTGACGGCTGA
- a CDS encoding flagellar hook-length control protein FliK, protein MTNTNVMAMGMQAEAASKGGSRSILKGPDTSKGNFDEALGRLQQEAQGEITLSDKDEAPQDMDARDGGSGREGAPHHSLVMGAVLPVQQLLSEDVPVEAPAAVIEFSSEAPLSGDLIKAQDIMPEKSGQSLRSLLPQSEESAVKNSDFLAMLSGDLTSSQRQEARGRLSAAWQVPQAQEEGVAEGIRQQSEPVPGKMFQQQALPTDVQNRQNIQILGRSLQEAEPTDPLALALRQTARTWQQASQPEMQGQMEQSERVIASALPDRTVQVGQTSQTVQMTQQMPPQVTPQVLQQVTLRMSQQIMQQIPQQATQQVSQQVMQQVAQPEPKQVMQQVPQQATQQLRLQMTQQVSHQQVTQQMSPQAAQQVPQQTTQPVSQQVTQQMPQQVTQQIPQQVTQQMPQQVTQQMPRQVTQQMPQQVTQQMPQQVTQQMPQQVTQQMPRQVTQQMPQQVTQQMPRQVTQQMPQQVTQQMPQQVTQQMPQQVTQQMPRQVTQQMPQQVTQQMPQQVTQQMPQQVTQQMPQQVTQQMPQQVTQQMSQQVEQQMPQQVTQQMPQQAAQPDPQQAMHQMPQQVVQPVHQQVTQPVTPQLIQQVTQHMSQQEIPQVQMASSAAESVAPRQEGQHVLLGSEVHAEQAEAELEPLRVMHNQTAQGESSFQQNQDDSARSFERAQQLAAPVENEEGAVPLQAAQHNAGAVQGSNFQQQLQEAAAPADTPQATSESQTDFEVPRQIVEQARLIRSGDSTEMVIHLKPEHLGDLTLKISVTEGGAVTASFHSDNAQVRTIIENSLVQLRQELSDQGLKVDSVEVFSGLPDGQLPQGQGQQAWQQGSQGRFSGERKPEDYAEEADDLAAAALAQGQENVADDGVDYRV, encoded by the coding sequence ATGACTAACACAAATGTTATGGCCATGGGGATGCAGGCAGAGGCTGCTTCTAAGGGTGGCAGCAGGAGCATACTCAAGGGTCCGGACACATCGAAAGGGAATTTCGATGAAGCATTGGGTCGTCTGCAACAAGAGGCCCAGGGAGAAATCACGTTAAGTGACAAGGATGAAGCTCCACAGGATATGGATGCACGGGATGGCGGCAGCGGCAGGGAAGGCGCACCCCATCACTCGTTGGTTATGGGGGCGGTGCTGCCAGTGCAGCAGCTTTTATCTGAAGATGTGCCTGTCGAGGCACCGGCTGCTGTGATAGAATTTTCCAGTGAAGCACCCCTGAGTGGAGATTTGATAAAGGCACAGGATATCATGCCGGAGAAATCTGGGCAGAGCCTTAGAAGCCTTTTGCCCCAAAGCGAAGAATCGGCAGTGAAGAATAGCGATTTTCTGGCCATGCTCTCGGGAGATCTTACCTCCAGCCAGAGGCAGGAAGCCAGGGGCAGGCTGTCAGCTGCCTGGCAGGTGCCGCAGGCACAGGAAGAAGGTGTGGCAGAAGGCATCAGGCAGCAGTCTGAACCAGTGCCAGGCAAGATGTTTCAGCAGCAGGCGCTGCCCACAGATGTTCAGAACAGGCAGAATATACAGATCCTTGGTCGGTCATTGCAGGAAGCAGAACCAACAGATCCGCTGGCTCTGGCATTGAGACAGACCGCAAGAACCTGGCAGCAGGCTTCCCAGCCTGAGATGCAAGGACAGATGGAGCAGTCTGAGAGGGTGATTGCTTCTGCATTGCCGGACCGGACTGTGCAAGTTGGCCAAACCAGTCAGACTGTGCAGATGACTCAGCAGATGCCCCCGCAGGTTACCCCGCAGGTGCTCCAGCAAGTGACTTTGCGGATGTCTCAGCAAATAATGCAGCAAATACCCCAGCAAGCAACGCAGCAGGTATCCCAGCAAGTAATGCAACAAGTAGCGCAGCCGGAACCCAAGCAAGTAATGCAGCAGGTGCCCCAGCAAGCAACGCAGCAGTTACGCCTACAAATGACGCAGCAGGTGTCCCACCAGCAAGTGACGCAGCAGATGTCCCCGCAAGCAGCGCAGCAGGTACCCCAGCAAACAACGCAGCCGGTGTCCCAGCAAGTGACGCAGCAGATGCCCCAGCAAGTGACGCAGCAGATACCCCAGCAAGTGACGCAGCAGATGCCCCAGCAAGTGACGCAGCAGATGCCCCGGCAAGTGACGCAGCAGATGCCCCAGCAAGTGACGCAGCAGATGCCTCAGCAAGTGACGCAGCAGATGCCCCAGCAAGTGACGCAGCAGATGCCCCGGCAAGTGACGCAGCAGATGCCCCAGCAAGTGACGCAGCAGATGCCCCGGCAAGTGACGCAGCAGATGCCCCAGCAAGTGACGCAGCAGATGCCTCAGCAAGTGACGCAGCAGATGCCCCAGCAAGTGACGCAGCAGATGCCCCGGCAAGTGACGCAGCAGATGCCCCAGCAAGTGACGCAGCAGATGCCCCAGCAAGTGACGCAGCAGATGCCCCAGCAAGTGACGCAGCAGATGCCCCAGCAAGTGACGCAGCAGATGCCCCAGCAAGTGACGCAGCAGATGTCCCAGCAAGTGGAGCAGCAGATGCCCCAGCAAGTGACGCAGCAGATGCCTCAGCAAGCAGCGCAGCCGGACCCCCAGCAAGCAATGCATCAGATGCCCCAGCAAGTGGTGCAGCCGGTACATCAGCAAGTAACCCAGCCGGTAACACCGCAATTAATACAGCAGGTAACGCAGCATATGTCTCAGCAGGAGATTCCACAGGTGCAGATGGCATCTTCTGCTGCTGAGAGTGTGGCGCCGAGACAGGAGGGGCAGCATGTGCTTCTGGGCAGTGAGGTGCATGCAGAACAGGCAGAGGCTGAACTTGAGCCTTTGCGGGTAATGCACAATCAGACAGCTCAGGGAGAGAGTTCTTTCCAGCAGAATCAGGACGACAGTGCCAGGTCTTTCGAAAGGGCACAGCAGCTGGCAGCACCTGTGGAAAACGAGGAAGGGGCAGTTCCTCTTCAGGCTGCGCAGCATAATGCAGGGGCTGTGCAGGGAAGCAATTTCCAGCAACAGCTGCAGGAAGCAGCTGCTCCTGCAGATACACCTCAGGCAACTTCGGAGTCCCAGACAGACTTTGAGGTGCCCAGGCAGATTGTGGAGCAGGCCCGGCTGATTCGCAGCGGCGACAGCACGGAAATGGTGATCCACTTGAAGCCGGAGCATCTGGGTGACCTCACCTTGAAGATTTCTGTGACTGAAGGCGGAGCTGTGACAGCATCATTCCACAGCGACAATGCCCAGGTGCGCACCATCATCGAAAACAGCCTTGTGCAGCTCCGGCAGGAGTTAAGCGACCAGGGCCTGAAGGTGGACAGCGTGGAGGTCTTTTCCGGACTGCCGGATGGGCAGCTGCCTCAGGGACAGGGACAGCAGGCCTGGCAGCAGGGCTCCCAGGGAAGATTCAGCGGGGAGAGAAAGCCTGAAGACTATGCAGAAGAAGCAGATGATCTGGCCGCAGCAGCGCTGGCCCAGGGACAGGAAAACGTGGCTGATGATGGCGTGGATTACCGCGTGTAG
- a CDS encoding magnesium transporter MgtE produces the protein MAEKKGGGKKIFKVILMLFLLLVLVIGGFALGVYLRIFDTAEMNEKLGLYNLPVVGQYFVKPPPEQEEMEEKPVEDVKPKAEDKKQSKKLTLSKKEIEEQMQQREAAEKKRVSKLARLYNGMKPKDAAEALDALDDDLAVTILQKMDEGTAAKVLSEFEPAKAARLTQIIYEGTKKNLQTAADIEKQLELEARQGEGAENKNGEAPSE, from the coding sequence ATGGCAGAGAAAAAAGGCGGGGGAAAGAAAATCTTCAAGGTCATACTGATGCTTTTCCTGCTCCTGGTGCTAGTCATAGGCGGCTTTGCTCTGGGAGTTTATCTGCGCATCTTTGATACAGCGGAAATGAATGAAAAGCTGGGGCTTTATAACCTGCCGGTGGTGGGCCAGTATTTCGTGAAGCCCCCTCCGGAACAGGAGGAAATGGAAGAAAAGCCTGTGGAGGATGTGAAGCCCAAGGCTGAGGACAAGAAGCAGTCCAAGAAACTGACCCTGTCCAAGAAGGAAATAGAGGAACAGATGCAGCAAAGAGAAGCTGCGGAGAAGAAAAGGGTCTCAAAGCTGGCCCGGCTGTACAATGGCATGAAGCCCAAGGATGCGGCAGAGGCTCTTGATGCCCTGGATGACGACCTGGCTGTGACTATTCTCCAGAAAATGGATGAGGGTACGGCTGCCAAAGTCCTGTCGGAATTTGAGCCGGCCAAGGCTGCCAGACTGACCCAGATTATCTACGAGGGCACCAAGAAGAATCTCCAGACTGCGGCGGATATTGAAAAGCAGCTGGAACTAGAGGCTCGTCAGGGTGAAGGAGCAGAGAACAAGAATGGGGAGGCTCCTTCTGAATAA
- a CDS encoding lytic transglycosylase domain-containing protein: MDLSGVRHIQARIADIQERFGIPGGVPGLDFDNVLNKAMHKGEKPGQAAQKEETAAAAVVEAASAGTGAEKQQEARATREVKLTGYAPHTKGGGILLSDASLSQMVKAASEKYQVDPKLVSAVAEVESGGNQGAESPAGAIGVMQLMPDTAASLGVNPYDKQQNIEGGARYLRQMLDSFGGDVKKAVAAYNAGPNAVKKYDGVPPYPETQNYVDKVLDLYR; the protein is encoded by the coding sequence ATGGACTTGTCAGGTGTAAGGCATATACAGGCCCGCATAGCGGATATTCAGGAGAGGTTCGGCATTCCAGGCGGTGTGCCGGGGCTGGACTTTGACAATGTGCTGAATAAGGCCATGCATAAGGGAGAGAAGCCGGGCCAGGCTGCCCAAAAGGAGGAGACAGCTGCTGCGGCTGTGGTGGAAGCAGCCAGTGCCGGGACAGGCGCGGAAAAGCAGCAGGAAGCAAGGGCCACCAGAGAGGTAAAGCTTACGGGCTATGCTCCTCATACCAAAGGCGGGGGAATCCTTCTTTCTGATGCCTCCCTTAGCCAGATGGTGAAGGCGGCTTCGGAGAAGTATCAGGTGGACCCCAAACTTGTTTCTGCTGTGGCAGAGGTTGAATCAGGCGGCAATCAGGGGGCGGAATCTCCGGCAGGCGCCATAGGCGTCATGCAGCTGATGCCTGATACGGCAGCTTCCCTGGGGGTAAATCCCTATGACAAGCAGCAGAATATCGAAGGGGGAGCCAGATATCTCAGACAGATGCTGGACAGTTTCGGGGGAGATGTGAAGAAGGCTGTGGCAGCCTATAATGCAGGCCCCAATGCCGTGAAGAAGTACGACGGAGTGCCTCCCTATCCGGAGACGCAAAATTACGTGGACAAGGTTCTCGATTTGTATCGCTGA
- the fliJ gene encoding flagellar export protein FliJ, which yields MKKFKFQLETLLKVTRMKKEDAEVKFAEVSRRLEEQKEQLQLLINEMEQGQRDYENISQEGTRVTIGRLMSFNRFFAWKREQIEIQRGIILQTQGEKQKKLKILMEVMTYLKSIEQLKEKRLREYNEQVMFEEQKFLDELGLQLTMRARREAAS from the coding sequence ATGAAAAAATTCAAGTTCCAGCTGGAGACTTTGCTGAAAGTAACCCGCATGAAAAAGGAAGATGCTGAGGTCAAGTTTGCAGAGGTTTCCAGACGGCTGGAGGAACAGAAGGAACAGCTCCAGCTCCTTATAAATGAAATGGAGCAGGGCCAGCGTGACTATGAGAATATCTCCCAGGAGGGAACCAGGGTCACCATTGGCAGGCTTATGAGCTTTAACCGCTTCTTTGCCTGGAAGCGGGAGCAGATAGAGATTCAGAGGGGCATCATCCTTCAGACACAGGGGGAGAAGCAGAAGAAGCTCAAGATCCTGATGGAGGTTATGACCTACCTGAAGAGCATTGAGCAGCTCAAGGAAAAACGCCTGCGGGAATACAATGAGCAGGTGATGTTTGAGGAGCAGAAGTTCCTCGATGAGCTGGGATTGCAGCTTACTATGAGGGCCCGGAGGGAGGCAGCTTCATGA